ACCTTTCACCTTCAGAGAAAAGGCTTGGAACTGCAGTATTGGTAGAAGGAGAGAAAGTCTCCAAACCTTTGTTTTTTAAAACGCAAATGTTAAGAAAAGTAGAGAGACTACACTTTGAAGTGTCAAACCTTGAGAGAAAGATAGACAACATCTACAATCGCATAGAAAATACAGCTTGTAAGCGAGAAAAAGAAAGGCTTTGGAAAAGGCTAAGACACTTGTTTGCCGAGCAGAAACTAAGACAGAGAAAGATAAAGCAGTTAAGAAAAGAAATACTTGAGACTTTTACCAATTTTGTCATAGCACACGCAAAGGTTTATGATTGTCAAGCCATAGTGATAGAAGACCTAAGCTTCAAAGAAGTTCCACAGTGGAAGGACAAGAAAGCTTTAAGAAGATTTAGCCAATGGTTTTATTCAAGGTTTGCAAGCAGGCTTGAAGAGAAGGCAAGGCTTTACAACTTAAAAGTCATAAAAGTAAATCCCGCACATACGTCAAGAGTTTGTCATAAGTGTGGTAAGGAAGGTCAGGTAGAAGGATTAGTTTTTAAGTGTTCTTGTGGGACATACGATAGAGATTACAATGCAAGCGTTAATATAGCATTTCGCCTGACAGAAGTAGAGGGTATTCCAGGCAGGTTTCCGTCCCGTCTTCCGCAGGTGGAATGGAAGGCTCTTTTAAGCTTTATCTCTTTCTCAAAACTTCTTGCTTGGCTTCGGATAGTTGAAACTTCTCAGCTCAAACTCAAAAAACTACTCAAGTGGGTAGGTTCGGATAAGTATGGTTAAGGAAAATGGGACGGTAAAGAGGATATCCCAATGAGGAATTTTTCGAACAGCCTCATAAAAAAGCTTAGGATTGAAGACCTAATCTTGGGATCCATAGTCGCACTTGCACTGTTTTATCCCATAATAATTGCGGTAATCATCTATAAATCTGAGTCTCGCAGTTCAGATGAGCGTTTGAAACTTATTGTGGAATACCTTCAAAGTGAAGACTGTAAGAAACATCCTGTAAAGAAGCTAACGGAGGTTTGCAAGAAAATAAAAAAAGAGGGCTATAGTCCGAGAGATTCAAAGATAGAAAAGGACAAAGCAATACTCGTTTACGGGAAAAAGGTTAAAGGTTTAGAAAAAAAGCTTGTGATAGAAATAAACTTTGAAGGAGACGAAATAGCTTCTTTAAGTTATGAAGAAAGGGATTGATATTGGCGGATCTTTCATAAAGGTCCTTTGGGAGGATGGAAGGCGGGAAAAGGTCTATGTAAGGGATGTATCTCAAAACAAAGAGGCTTTTGTTGAAAAACTGAGGGAAATTATAAGGGAAGGGAATCCTACAAAGGCAGGTATAGCGGTAGCTGGTTTTACTTCTTTAGAAGGTGTGGTCTATAGGTCTCCAAACATACCTGCATTGGACGGGGTTGATATAAAGAGGATCCTTTTAGAAGAAGGCATAAGCGGAATAGTGCTAAATGATGTAAGCGCTGGTGCCTTTGGAGAGTGGTATTACGATCACAGGGACAGTAAAAACCTTCTTTTTGTAGCCATAGGCACAGGTTTGGGGGCTGGTTTTGTTTGCGAAGGGGAAGTTTTTTTAGGCAGTTGTGGAAGCGCTTTAGAACTTGGGCATCACATAGTGGAGAAAGATGGAGAGCTTTGCAGTTGTGGAAGGCGTGGATGTTTGGAAGCTTACTGTTCTTCTTACGGATTGGAAAGGATATACAAAAAGCTCTCTGGGGAAAGCTTAAAAGACTATCAGATAGTGTTAAGGGCAAAGGAAGGAGACCAAAGGGCATTGGAGGCTATAAAGACCTTTAAGGACTACCTTACCATAGGCTTGATGAACGCCATTCATATACTAAACCCAGATAGGGTAGTTTTGGGAGGCGGGCTTATACAACAGCTCAGAGAGTTTATGGATGATTTGGAAACTCGTCTGAGGGGAACCGTGGAAACATTACCTTCTCAATGCTTTAAGCTTAGCTTTTCCAAGTGCGGTGAATTCTGCATGGCAAGGGGGGCTTTAGCTTTGACCTTAATGGACGATAGATAAACCTATGGAGATCCGTCGCATAGAGGGCGTTTTCCTACAGCACGCTTTGGAAACTTCTCAAGGTCTAAGGGCGGAAAATGTAAGTAAGGAGTTAAACCTTAGATTGCTATCCACAGTTCCCGAAGCCCTTCTTCAGGCTTTCTCAGAAGGTTCGGGTGGATTAAGAGGATACGTATTGGAAGCCTACGGAAGGAACCTAAGGATCTTGCTAAACAACAGTCAAGAAATATTGGCAGAAAATATGTCCGATGTTGAGGTGCAAGAAGGGGATCACTTAGAGCTTGTCCTTGAAAGTAAAAACCCATTGAGCCTGAAGATAATCTCACTTCAAAGGAAAACTGACATAAACCAAATCTTAGACCTTGCTTTTGAACCTTCAGAAGGTTTTCTGTTTAGCCTTGAAAAGGAGGATATCTTGTCTCTGATAAAAAATTCGGGCATTTTTTACGAGAGAAAAATTCTGTATTTTCTTAGAGGGGCGGTAAGCTTAAAGGAAATCTTGAAAGATGCAAAGGCTCAGATAATACAGAATATTTTGAACTTAGCGGAAGAGATAAAAAGCCAGCTTGGCACACAAAACCAAACTGACCAAAGTCTTGAATCTATAAAAACTCTATTTTTGTCAGTCCTGAACAAAACAGAAGGCATAGCTGAAATAAAGAGCTTTTTGAGAAGCCTCTATCTGGAAAGCTTAAATAATTTGGAATTAGAACAGTTTGTAAAGTTGGTGGAAAACTTAGGGAACAAACAGATCTTAGAGGCAATGCAACAAGGAGATAAGGAAGCTCTTATTAACCTTCTCTACAGAGAAATCCAAAACTTACTCCACACACCAATTGGCAGAACTCTAAAGCTGGCCTTTGAAAGGCTAAAAGCTCTAATTCTTCAATTGAAAGATCCAGAAGTAAAGGAACTCCTTGAGAACTTTATAAAAGCATTGGATGACGGAAAACTTGAGAACTTGAGAAAAAGCCATAGAGAGCTGATATCTCTTTTAGAGGAAAGGGAAAGGCTTTTGCCTCTGAGGGAAAAAGTAGAAAGAGATGGGCTTCAGTGGATAGATCGTTTAAACGCTATTATTCAAATACAGAGAATTATGGCAAAAGATGGGGTATTGGTTATACCATTCAGATGGGAAGGTAAAAAGGCAAGCATTATTCTAAAACCAAACAAAGAAGATTACAAAGTTTTTATAAACCTCAACTATCCAGAGGGCTTTGTTTCTGCCATGCTTTTATACCCTAAGTCAAAGCAAGCAAAGAGCTTGAGTCTGCACTTTTATACAAACTCTGAGCTTTTCTACAACAAGCTTGAAACCGCCAAACACATCTTAGAAAGTATGTTAGAAGAAGAAAACCTTAGAGTAAAGGAAATAAAGCTTAACATTATCCCTACTTTTCAAGAGCTGAGAAACATTGTAGGGCAACACGTTCATAGCACAAATCTTTATTTGGTGGTTTAACATGGCAGAAAGGAAAAAGGCGATAGCAATTAGATATGATTCCCACAAAGATACTGCACCGGTGGTTGTAGCAAAGGGGTTTGGAGAGCTGGCTGAGAAGATCATAAAGACCGCAAAAGAAAATGGAATACCCATCGTGGAGGATAAAGAGCTCGTATCTGCTCTTATAAAAGTGGAGGTTTTTGAGGAGATCCCACCAGAGCTTTACAGGGCGATAGCAAAGATTTTGGTCTTCGTAAAGCGAATAAGAGCTTAACTCATGTTTTCGTAAGATTTTGCAGCGGAATATAGGTGAAACTTCAGTAGTTGATAAACCCTATTGATATACTGAGATGCTGTTTTAACCTTTTCCTCGTTCCAACTGATAAAAGTATCCTCCAGAAGATAGATTGTCTCTTGGACGTCCTTTATCAGCTCTCTGTCCGCAAACACAGGCGAAAGGGCGCTCAAAGAAGGTAAAGATACTAAGGTTAAGGAGGTAGCCTCAAGGGCAAGCTCCAAAAGGTAATCCTTCTTACCTTCTTCCTCTATAAATTCTATGTTGCTTAGCAGTTCAAGAAGCACTCCAAAGACATCTAAGTAAAAGAGCGATATCCGTAGGGAACTCTCTGGAGGTAGCTTTATCTCCTTAGCATAAAGGATGATGTTAATTAACCTCTCTTGCTGAGAAACCAAATCCTCCAATCTTCTTACAAAACTGTATATGTATCCTTCCATCATAGAATATACCTTGAAAGTTCTACATCTTTTACAAAATCGGACAGCTTGGCTCTAACAAACTTACTGTCTATTATGATACGCTGTCCTGAGAGTTCAGGAGCATTGAAGGATATATCCTCCAACAGTCGCTCCATTATGGTGTATAACCGCCTTGCTCCTATGTTTTCCATCTTGTTGTTTATCTCTTCCGCTATTGAAGCGATCTCCTCTATCGCATCATGGGTAAATTCTAAATCTACCCCTTCCGTTTTTAGAAGCTCTACGTATTGTTTAACCAATGCATTTTTGGGTTCCACCAAAATGCGCGCAAAGTCTTCCTTAGTCAGTGGTTTTAGCTCCACCCTTATAGGAAAGCGCCCTTGCAGTTCAGGAATAAGATCAGAGGGTTTGGACATATGAAATGCACCAGCTGATATAAACAGTATGTGGTCAGTCCTTACTGGTCCATACTTTGTTCTAACAACCGTCCCCTCCACTATGGGCAAAAGGTCCCTTTGCACACCCTCTCGGGAAACGCCTGGACCAACTCCAGGCGTCTTTATCGCTATTTTGTCTATCTCGTCAATAAATATAATGCCAAAGTTTTCTGCTCTATAAACAGCTTCCGATGCTATTTCCTCTTGGTCTATCAGTTTCTCCGCTTCTTCTTGTTCCAGTATTTGCAGAGCTTCTTTAACCTTTACCTTTCTTCTTCTCCTTAGGGGAACCATACCACCCAGTAGATTTCTGAGTTGATCTTCTAGCTCTTCAAAGCCCGGCGGACCCATTATGCCCAATACGGGAGAAAACTTCTCCTGAACTTCTATTTCTATAACCCTGTCGTCAAATTCCCCTTTTCTGAGTTTTTCTCTGATAACAGATCTGTTGGCTGTGCTTTGGGAGATTCTTGAGCCAAAACTGAGCTGTTGGGATATTAGGTAATCAATTAACCTATCTTCTGCATTTTTCTTTGCCCTCTCTCTAACCTCCTGCATTCGTTCTTGCTTTACCATCTGATAGGAAACCTCCACCAGCTCCCTTACCATAGATTCCACGTCCCTACCCACATAACCCACTTCAGTATATTTGGTAGCCTCTACCTTGACAAAGGGAGCCTTGATAAGCTGGGCTAATCTTCTTGCTATCTCGGTCTTTCCAACACCCGTGGGACCTATCATCAAAAGGTTCTTTGGTGCAATCTCATCCCTCAGATGGGGAGGTAACTTTTGCCTTCTCCACCTGTTTCTTAAGGCTATTGCAACTGCTTTTTTTGCCTCTTCTTGTCCAATAACGTATTTGCTCAGCTCCTCTACAATTCTTCTGGGTGTTAGCTCTTCTAAGGTAGGCATCAAACTTTTCTCTTCCATCAATATCCTCCAGATCTTTCTTTTGTATGTAGGTTTCTTACAAGATGGTCAAGGTAACTTTCCAAGTTTTCTGGAAATTCTTCTAAATAAAACTCGGTGGGAAAGACCTTTTTTATCACGTCTATGGGAGGATTGCCTACGCCTGTAGCAGGTAGGATGTCCTTGGCACCTCTTCTGATGGCTTCGTTGTAAGCTAACTTGTAAGCAACTTTCAGTGCTTCTTCTATGTCCGAAAATCTGTCTATCTCGTCTCCCAATTCATAGAGCACTACATGTTTGGCGCTTTTTTTGAAGTGGTCCCAATCTAATATCCGTCTGATGTAGTGCTTTTCTTCCAGTTCCATCAGCTCTACGCTGGATATGTCCGAAAGCTCAAAGGTCACTATGTAGTAATCTATCAACTCTCTACCTGCGTATATGTCTGGAAAAAAGAAAAGTTCCACAATACTTAATATAAACGATAAAATGGTTTTATGATACCTACTCAGTGGTGGCTCTCTGCACAGAGGTATCTGTTAAATCCCAAAAGGGCAGAGGAGTCCTTTACAGAACTTTTGAAAAGACATCCAGAACCTAAAACTCTTTTGGACTATCTGAACGAAAGAAGGTTTATCCTTCTTCTAAAGCTAATGGACCAGTCCGAATGCATACGGAAGTTTTTGATCAATCATCCCGAAGATTTCCAAAGGGTGATCCCGGGTCTTTGGTATGTGTCCAAAAGAAAAGAAGATTACCTGAGGGAGCTTAAAAATATCGTAAGTGATTCGTTGGACGATGAAAAGTTTTCCAAGAGTTTAGCTTATTATCGCCACAGAGAGCTTATGAGACTTTTATCAAAGGAAATACTTGGCACCGCAAACTTAGAGGACATTCTAAGGGAATACTCCGAGCTTCCGGATGCTATGTTAGAGTTGGCTTATTCAAGAGCCTTTCGGGAAGCGGTGGAAAGATACGGAGAGCCAAAGGAGGAAAATGGAAAAACCGCCAGCGCATGTATAATAGCCCTTGGCAAGCTCGGTAGCTATGAACTCAACTATTACTCAGACATAGACCTAATGTTTATACACTCTTCTGACAAAGGCAGTGCGGGGAAGCTAACCCTTGTGGAGTTCTTTCACAAAGTTTTCCAAAAGTTGGTAAGCCTTATGACTACCCAAACAGAAGAGGGCAAACCCTACGAGGTAGATTTGGACCTCAGGCCCTTTGGAAAATCTGGACCTATAAGCATGTCTTTGAGAAGTGCAGAGCTTTACTACGAATCCTACGGTAGGATGTGGGAGAGGTTTGCCCTTCTTAGGGCTCGCTACAGCGCAGGAGACGAAGAGCTTTTTAAGACCTTTGATAGGGAAGTAAGACAACCCTTTGTGTTCAGAAAATACGTGGATTACAGAGTCCTTGAGGAAATAAGACTAATAAAAGCTCAGATAAATGCGCAGGCAAAAAGCAAGCTCATGAACCGCACAAACGTAAAAACTGGCGAGGGGGGAATAAGAGAATTGGAGTTTATGGTTCAGGCAATGGTTATCCTTCTTGGTGGAAAGTATCCTTTTCTTAGGGAGAGCAATACCTTTAGGGCACTTTGGAAACTAAATCAGAAAGGTGTGTTTTCTGACGAAGAGGTAAAGTTCTTGGAGAAAGCATACACCTTTTTAAGAAAGCTGGAGCACACTATACAGCTAAGAAATTGTCTGCAAACCCAGAGCTTTAGCGAGTCTGAAGCCACTCAAATAGCCAAGCTTATGGGTTTAGAAGAAAAAGAGTTTCTTTCAATGTTTAGGACTTACACCCAAAAGGTAAGCAGTATGTTTTATGGTATCCTGCCTGCACAAGAAGAGCAAGAGATTGACCCTATTATGGCTGTGCTCTTAAACGGCGATGCGGATGCGGGAAAAGAGATTTTATCTTCCTTAGGATTTAAAAATCCAACAAGGGCATTTAACATACTTTTAAACTACACACAAGGAACGGTGGGCATAGGGCTCTCTTCAGAAGAGAGGAAACAGCTTATAAAGATCTTACCTCAAATGGTCAATCACATAGCAAAAACGCCAGACCCAGACGAAACTTTGAACAACTTGGATAAGTTCTTTTCTAATCCTACGGGAAGGAGGGTGATTCTAAGCAAATCAAAGGAAGACTTTAGGTTAAAGCTCTGCAAAGTCTTCTCTTTGTCTTCCTATCTTTCCACTTTGATAAGCAGGAATCCGGATTTGGTGGAGGATGTGCTAACGCTGTATCAGGATTATCCGGAAGAAGAAGAACTTGAAGAGGAGTTTGAAAAATATAAGGAAATCCTTAGTTTGAGTGCGGAAAATCTGTTTAGAAGGTTTAAAACTGTTTGGGAAGTGCGCATAGCTTTGGTCTATCTTTTGAAGCAAGAAGATAGATACACAAAACTTGAAAAGTTTTTTAACCGCCTTACCCTTCTTGCGGACTTTTTAATGAAAAAACTTTGGGAACACCTGAAAATAAAAGATCACAGCTTAGTGCTGTATGCCTTGGGCAAATATGGAAGCATGGAGCTTACCATTGGTTCAGATTTAGATTTGGTGTTTGTTGGAAAGTCCCCGAGCTTAGAAGAAATAAAGTTAGCCCAGCAGATGATAAAGTTCATAACCCTGCACACCTCAGAAGGATATCTCTACAAGCTTGACTTTAGGCTAAGACCTATGGGTAGCAAAGGAGAACTTTTGCCGTCCATAAGCTTTTACAGGGATTACTACGAAAGAACCGCCAGAACTTGGGAGAGGATCGCCTGGACCAGGGCAAGGTTCATCGTGGGAGATACCGCTTTAAAGGAAGAGTTTGAATCTATTCTTAAAGACTTCCTTTTTGGCAAACCCATCACAGAAAAGGAGAGGAGAGAAATAAGGGATATGCGCTTTGCCTTAGAAGGCAACGCAAAAAAAGATAAAGATGTGGTTGATATAAAGTTTGGAAAAGGCGGTCTTATAGACGGGGAGTTTTTGATCCAGTTTTATATGCTTTTGGAAGGTATAAGGGAACCTTCAATGTTAAAAGCCTGCAGGTTGCTGATGTCAAAGCACGAGCTTCTTAAAGAAGTTTATGACATATACCTTTTTCTCCGGCTTGTGGAAACAAGACACAGGCTATCTAAGGAAAATGCAGGATCTGTCTTAAACAGTAAGGACAGACAGAGGGTAGCTTCTTCTATTGGCATGAATCCAGAAGACTTTGAGGAAAAGCTTTTTGAAAGTCTAAGGAGAATGCGGGAGATCTTCTTAGAAGTTTTTGACTAAAGGATTTTACCTGCATCTCTTGCTACTCCCCTTTTACTGCTTTGGATAAATTCTACAAGTCTTAGAACTTCCTGATGTTCTCCGTAATCTTTGAGCAAAAGCTCTATGGCTTCTCTTCTCAAAAGATTGCTCCTAAAAAGGATACGGTAGGCCTTTTTTAGAATGTTTATCTTTTCTTTTGAAAATCCCCTTCTTTCCAGCCCTACGGTGTTTATACCGTATAGGTGGGCGTGTTGGCCAGAAGCCCTTGTAAAAGGTGGAATGTCTAAGGAAACTCCCGAAACACCGCCCACCATAGCGTAGTCTCCAACCCTTGCCCACTGATGGACTGCAGAAAGGCCACCAATAAATGCATACTCTCCCACCTCTACATGACCTCCAAGCGTAGCACAGTTTGCCAATATAGCCCCTCTTTTTACCACACAGTCGTGGGCAACGTGAGCATAAGCCATAAGCATAACATCGCTTTCTATAACAGTCACTCCTGTTCCAAAGGGCGTGCCCCTGTGAATGGTGACGTATTCCCTTATTATTACCCTGTCTCCTACAATTACCTTTGTTTCCTCTCCTGCATACTTAAGGTGTTGAGGCTCTTCTCCTATGACCGCACCGTCGTATATCTTGCAATCCCTTCCTATGCTAACCTCTCCCTTTATGCTCACCCTCGCTCCTATCTTAGTTCCTTTGGCTATGGTTATTTTTCCCTCAAGCACGCTGTAGGGTCCAATCTCTACATCCTCTTCAAGCTCAACCTCTCCGCTTATGATGGCAGTAGGATGAATGCGTTTCATTTTAAAACTCCCAAAAGAAATTTTCTTATTAGGTTTAGGGCAAGTTGGGTTGCCAAAAAGCGATTTTCGTTTCTGCTAAAACGCAGGATGTGCCTTTCAACATAAACCTCTTTGTCCGTGCATAAACTTATGTATGTAAGTCCTACGGGCTTTCTTTCGCTTGTTGATGGACCAGCTATGCCAGTTATGGCAACTGCTATATCCGCATCAGTCTCTTCCAAAGCGGATATGCACATAGCCCTACAAACTTCTTCGGAAACCGCTCCGTATTTTTCCAGCAGTTCCTTTTTTACGCTCAAAAGCTTGGTTTTTAACTCGTTAGAATACACCACAAAACCACCTACAAAGTAATTACTGCTTCCTGGAACATTTACGAGACGAGCGGAAAGCAAACCCGCTGTACAGCTTTCTGCCACAGCAAGTTTAAGCCCCCTTTCCCTCAACAGCTCTCCCACCACCTCTTCCATTTCCACCCTTCTGTCCGCATACACGTAAAAACCAAGACTTTCCTTAGCCCTTTGCCAAGACTCTTCGTCCTTAAAGTATATATCCACCCCTCCAATCCAATTTACCACTTGAGAATAAGTTAAAGACTTCGCATCTAAGCCAAAGGTTCTGAGTATGTATCCTTCCGCAAATTCATTCTTACACAACCCAACTATCACTCCAGCACCTCGTATCTGTAGAATGGATATTTACAAAAACTACCCACGCTGTGTCCAGGGTCAAAGGGTTGAAACTCTTCAAAAGAGGAAGGAATAAAAACCATCTCGTCTGCTATGTTTGGACTGATAACAACCTCAAAAACTTTACCATTTAGCGTTATTTTGTCCCTAACTCTGAGCCTATCTGCGGTTTTTTTTGATATGTAAGCCTTCTGATACTTTTCCATGCTGTGGGTCCATGGGTTCCAATGCCCAAGCTCTTCCACAAGGGAGTTAGCAGTGTGTAAAACAACTCCTTGGGGCAGTTGTTTTTCCTCAAAACTCTTGCCTTCAATTGAAGGAAGTTCTAAGCTTGTGCCTTCCAAGGAAGTATCCAACGTAATGAACTCTTCTAACCTTACCTTTATGTCAAAAAGCCTTGAAAGAAACTCGTAGGGGACCACCGCACCTTTGGGTTTTGATACGCTTTGGGGACAGAAATAGACTCTTCCAAAGGAGTTTCTGTATGCTATAAAGTCCCTCTCTGTAAAGTTGGAAGCGCCTATGATTAGAGTGGAGTAGTGAGAAGTGAGGTTGGGAAAGAGCGTAAAGTGTATGGAAAATCGGTTTTTAATTTCCTGTCTTATTTGCTCTGGTATGTAAATAAGGGGATTGCCAAAGAATATGAAGCTATCGTATTCTTCAAAATTTTCTACGAATTTTTCAAGTTCCATAGCGGGGAAAGGCATAAGGTCACCCACAAAGCTATATTCTACGCTGTAGTGTTTGATAAGGTCTTTTAGTATGTTTAAAACGCTGTTTCTGAAAGGAGAGGATAGAAGGTTTGTGCTTATGAGCAGTAATCCTCCAAGGAGGTAGAGCTTTTTCTTAAGTGCGGTTGCGGTGGGGTCTTCGTGCTCTGGTTGTGTTATTTTTTTCATAAAACTTATTTGCTGAAAAGGGTTCATCAAAAGTTTTGTTTTTGCCTTTGAGCAAACTGTAGAATACCTTGAGCTCACACACACAAGGTTTGAGCCTTTCTCCACCGCATCCACCAAGTATCTCATGGACATAACTTCAGAAAATACTGGTTCTGCCTCCCAACTAAGTATTAGCTTAAAATCCTGCCATCTGTTAAAGAAAACAGTGGAGGGCTTAAAATCCACAACGGGCGCATCCACAAAAACATCACCCACAGACCTTGCCAACAAGTATTCCTCAAGACTAGACAAATGTCTATCCAAAATTATGGCTATCTTTCCCTTTAGTTTCCGCTTTGCCATGTCAAAGGCTTCAGATTCGGAAAGGGCGACAGGTTCTCTTTCGTTCAAATAAAAACCTATAAGTCTTAAAGGATTGTTGGTAATCTCTTGTATGTAGGTTATACCCTTACTACACAAACTTCCCATACCCTTTGGGTCCGCAGGGTGTCCATAAAGATCCACAAGCTGGCCTTTTTCTTTGTAAAGCACATAAGCACAAGCACAGCCACAACCTGTACAAGCGCTTACCACTTGTTCGTCAAAGGACTTTACAGTTAGCGCTACAGACGGGGGCTTCATTATGAAAAAAAGATTTTAAATTATTTTTGATACTTAGTGGGTTCTTTAAAACTTATAAGCGCGAGATTTTGCAATAGCCAATGCTTTATAAGTGAAGTTTATCAATTCATAATCACTTCTTAATTGCTTTCTTAAGTTTCCTTGATTAAAATCTACCACTAATACCAAAGGGAGGTGTCATTATGAAGAAAAAAGCCCTTTTAGTGGTGGCACTTTTAGGACTTTCTGGCTCATCCCTTGCTACCAACGGGGACAACCTAATAGGTGTCTCTCCCGCCTCAAGGGGTATGGGTGGTATAGGTGTAGGTATGCCCGTAGGTCCCACCGATACCATCTTTAGAAACCCAGCTTGGATGAGCTACTACAAAGGCTTTAACCTAAGCTTTGGTGGAATTTTATTTATGCCAAAGGTAAAGGCAAAATCTAATGTCACACCTTATGCACCACCTGTACCCCCACCAGCATCAGCTACCAGCGAAGCGGACTTTTTCGTAGTCCCAGAGGTTGGAATAGTCCATCAAATAAATGACAAGTTAAGTTTTGGAATAGGTGCCTTTGGTGTCTCTGGTATGGGTGTGGATTACAGAAACAAAGACCCACTCCTTGCTAACATGCACACCACGTTTCAGTTCATGAGAGTGATCCCAGCCCTTTCTTACAAAATAAACTCCGCTATATACGTGTCTGGTGCTGTTCATCTGGCTTACGGTTCTTTAGACATGGGGGCTAATTTGTGTTTTGACGTTAATGGTAATAATGCTCCGAATCCTGGGGAATGCTGGAACGCTGGAGGTGGCCAATCTCAAACATACGGCGTAGGTGTTCAGATAGGCTTAGCTTACAACATGGGAGACTTCCTTTACGCAGGTTTGACTTACCAAAGCCCAGTGAATATGACCTATAAAAGGGTTTTTGATAGTAACGGGGATGGCGCCTTTGAAGACTTCAAACTCACTCAACCGCTGGAGCTTGCCTTTGGTTTGGGTATAAAGCCTATGGAAAACTTCAAAGTGGGTATGGACATAAGATGGATAAACTGGGGAGATGCAAAGGGATACAAACACTTTCAGTGGAAGGATCAGTGGGTCATAGCCGTAGGTGGTGAGTTCAAACCAACCCAAAAGCTTGCCCTCAGGGCTGGCTATAACTACGGAAAGTCCCCTATAAGAGGTGGGGCTAAAAATCTAATGAACGCTAACAACATACCTAATCTTACCGCACCATTTAGTGATTTTCAAATAGCCCTCTTCAATCTTGTAGGCTTTCCAGCTATTACAGAACACCACATTACCCTTGGTCTTGGCTATGAATTTACCAAGAACTTTGGTATAGACATCGCTTACAAGCATGCGTTCAACAAGAAGGTAAGGGCAACTGATAACATGGGTATGGGGTTTGAGGTTGAAGCCCAAAACTCCCAAAACGCTATATCCATCGGTTTGAACTGGAAGTTCTAAAC
Above is a genomic segment from Thermocrinis jamiesonii containing:
- a CDS encoding zinc ribbon domain-containing protein, encoding MKEQILSYELTLPQRIYPHLDRLFSVFKNQVNSYIPKLWNEKGFKLLSQKGSAVGILKKAFPTPEGIPSRVFRNVLELTGQIIRSQIERKEVFEKLLKGEEVKGYSKNLVLNIQRQIENLRKKGEEVNCYFNFPYPEFDGQIVITSADDNLEKGQFRRLKLSGNFLEFSIKVLTQKGWEWISVKKLIPERLRRALMKAKEVKAVLIKKVLLKSGYHIYRLVIPLSFEVKEPEKVERVLALDLSPSEKRLGTAVLVEGEKVSKPLFFKTQMLRKVERLHFEVSNLERKIDNIYNRIENTACKREKERLWKRLRHLFAEQKLRQRKIKQLRKEILETFTNFVIAHAKVYDCQAIVIEDLSFKEVPQWKDKKALRRFSQWFYSRFASRLEEKARLYNLKVIKVNPAHTSRVCHKCGKEGQVEGLVFKCSCGTYDRDYNASVNIAFRLTEVEGIPGRFPSRLPQVEWKALLSFISFSKLLAWLRIVETSQLKLKKLLKWVGSDKYG
- a CDS encoding ROK family protein — protein: MKKGIDIGGSFIKVLWEDGRREKVYVRDVSQNKEAFVEKLREIIREGNPTKAGIAVAGFTSLEGVVYRSPNIPALDGVDIKRILLEEGISGIVLNDVSAGAFGEWYYDHRDSKNLLFVAIGTGLGAGFVCEGEVFLGSCGSALELGHHIVEKDGELCSCGRRGCLEAYCSSYGLERIYKKLSGESLKDYQIVLRAKEGDQRALEAIKTFKDYLTIGLMNAIHILNPDRVVLGGGLIQQLREFMDDLETRLRGTVETLPSQCFKLSFSKCGEFCMARGALALTLMDDR
- the glnE gene encoding bifunctional [glutamate--ammonia ligase]-adenylyl-L-tyrosine phosphorylase/[glutamate--ammonia-ligase] adenylyltransferase, yielding MIPTQWWLSAQRYLLNPKRAEESFTELLKRHPEPKTLLDYLNERRFILLLKLMDQSECIRKFLINHPEDFQRVIPGLWYVSKRKEDYLRELKNIVSDSLDDEKFSKSLAYYRHRELMRLLSKEILGTANLEDILREYSELPDAMLELAYSRAFREAVERYGEPKEENGKTASACIIALGKLGSYELNYYSDIDLMFIHSSDKGSAGKLTLVEFFHKVFQKLVSLMTTQTEEGKPYEVDLDLRPFGKSGPISMSLRSAELYYESYGRMWERFALLRARYSAGDEELFKTFDREVRQPFVFRKYVDYRVLEEIRLIKAQINAQAKSKLMNRTNVKTGEGGIRELEFMVQAMVILLGGKYPFLRESNTFRALWKLNQKGVFSDEEVKFLEKAYTFLRKLEHTIQLRNCLQTQSFSESEATQIAKLMGLEEKEFLSMFRTYTQKVSSMFYGILPAQEEQEIDPIMAVLLNGDADAGKEILSSLGFKNPTRAFNILLNYTQGTVGIGLSSEERKQLIKILPQMVNHIAKTPDPDETLNNLDKFFSNPTGRRVILSKSKEDFRLKLCKVFSLSSYLSTLISRNPDLVEDVLTLYQDYPEEEELEEEFEKYKEILSLSAENLFRRFKTVWEVRIALVYLLKQEDRYTKLEKFFNRLTLLADFLMKKLWEHLKIKDHSLVLYALGKYGSMELTIGSDLDLVFVGKSPSLEEIKLAQQMIKFITLHTSEGYLYKLDFRLRPMGSKGELLPSISFYRDYYERTARTWERIAWTRARFIVGDTALKEEFESILKDFLFGKPITEKERREIRDMRFALEGNAKKDKDVVDIKFGKGGLIDGEFLIQFYMLLEGIREPSMLKACRLLMSKHELLKEVYDIYLFLRLVETRHRLSKENAGSVLNSKDRQRVASSIGMNPEDFEEKLFESLRRMREIFLEVFD
- the hslU gene encoding ATP-dependent protease ATPase subunit HslU, whose amino-acid sequence is MEEKSLMPTLEELTPRRIVEELSKYVIGQEEAKKAVAIALRNRWRRQKLPPHLRDEIAPKNLLMIGPTGVGKTEIARRLAQLIKAPFVKVEATKYTEVGYVGRDVESMVRELVEVSYQMVKQERMQEVRERAKKNAEDRLIDYLISQQLSFGSRISQSTANRSVIREKLRKGEFDDRVIEIEVQEKFSPVLGIMGPPGFEELEDQLRNLLGGMVPLRRRRKVKVKEALQILEQEEAEKLIDQEEIASEAVYRAENFGIIFIDEIDKIAIKTPGVGPGVSREGVQRDLLPIVEGTVVRTKYGPVRTDHILFISAGAFHMSKPSDLIPELQGRFPIRVELKPLTKEDFARILVEPKNALVKQYVELLKTEGVDLEFTHDAIEEIASIAEEINNKMENIGARRLYTIMERLLEDISFNAPELSGQRIIIDSKFVRAKLSDFVKDVELSRYIL
- a CDS encoding EscU/YscU/HrcU family type III secretion system export apparatus switch protein, whose amino-acid sequence is MAERKKAIAIRYDSHKDTAPVVVAKGFGELAEKIIKTAKENGIPIVEDKELVSALIKVEVFEEIPPELYRAIAKILVFVKRIRA